The Grus americana isolate bGruAme1 chromosome 29, bGruAme1.mat, whole genome shotgun sequence genome contains the following window.
TCCCAAGAAAACCCTAGAAGTGATTACTAGTCACATGTTTTGAGGttcttttcctttgcctctTAGGTTTTTGACtgtttaaggatttttttctttcctgtaaccACAATAAAAAAGGACAGAGGCTTCTCTGTTTCCGTTTTGATGTGGTTTCTGCTTTTAACTGAAAGCTGGACTAACACGTCTGAGACGCTGGGGActgcaagaaaaacatcagTTATGAAACTTGGTACACGTTTGGTTACACTTGTGTGTCCTTTCTCATTGAATGAATGAGATCATCACCTGAAAAGCAAATTAGCATTAAACTTTCCTGTGCAGAACATCACCCCTGAACCCGGGCAAGACATGACTGCTACTAATATCCTccagaaaagacaaaaacatgCTGCACAAGACTCACGTGCAGAAATTCATTTGTCCTTGGGACTTTAGTCACTGGTTATTTTGGGTGGTAGGAGGGATGCACATAGCACTAGCAAGAAGCCCCGTCGACATGGCGCTCAGCCCGCGCAGGAACCAGCCCCTTCAGTGCATGCACACGCTTGTTCTAACAGCCACACGGATTTTGCCTGCAGCACACGCGGCTCTAAATGGGTGTCTGCCCAGTTCCTCCGCTAATTACAATTGCAGCCACCGGTTTCTATACGAAATTTTATGACATCAGCGTCAGTCAGCACGGTACATGCCGACTGCATTTCATGCCGGATGAGCCACGGGTCTGCGAGGTCGGAGGAGAGCTTTGCAGTCCTCCCCATCGCTGACCCCTCGGGAAAGACAGACAGCCGTTGCCACCAGGTGGGACGCTCGTGATGGGCAGTTCAAGCACCCAAAATTTCGGATGTGAGCAGCGTGAGCCGTTCATGCCCTGGGGACACCTGTAGCCCCGTGAAAGGTTTCATCCCAATGTCACCACGTCCCCCTCTGCTCAAGCTGGGCCATGTGCAGGACACAGGGATCCCAGGGGCCAGCTCAACCCCCTACCAATGGGTGTTTGTCTAAAGCCAGGCAGGAGCCATCCAACAGCttccaggaaaagcaggaaggagCTAATTTTCAGTGCCGCCAGCGGTGCTGAGCGTAAGGAAATAGCACTAGTTGACATGTGTCTTGGGAAAGACATTGGCCTTCAGCTCAAGCAGTCCAAGCCCCAGTGCTATCCCCTCCTCCCATGGAGAGCTGCCAAAGCATTTCCCTTTGGCAACGAGGTGGATCTCCATGTCTGTCTGCATGGCTCCCAACGTTATCTTCTACGTCTCCGATGTTTTCTTGCCTTTATCCCGTAAAGGAGCTGCGGCCTTTAGAGGTCAATGTACTTTGTAGGGTTGATGAAGCGCTGGGCAGCTTTTCAACCAGGACAGGGCTGTGCAGAAGGGCCATCTCCAGAGCTCCGACTTTGCTCCAGAAGACAGACCAATGAGGCAGGCAGCACCAGATGGGTCTTTTAATTCCTCAGTCTTCATTTGTCATTAAGAGGATGGAATTAGTTAGTCTTTGTCAATGAAGTGCTCAGGGACCTTGCTTAGATGGATGTGAACATAGCAGGGCTTGCAAGGCTTTCAGCGGTCCCCAAGACCATCTCCTGCCTGCTCAGGTGCCTTTTGGGGGGAATTCACACCCTTTAGGTCAAGAAGGGGAGCTAGAAAACCCCTTCTGAAGACCTGCGGCCCTTCTCTAGAGCAAGCCCAGGAGGACTTTGTCCTCTCCCCGCTGGCTGTCCCCATGGCCATGGCCGCTCTTTCGGACCAAGCATctaagggagaagaaaaagcaactttCCACTACTTTTTACCTAGATTATTTCTGGCCTTATCTGGTGCCGGGTCAATACCAGGGATTAGACTCTGAGAGCAGAGCCTAATGGGATGGGGCTATAATTATGCCTGGATGtaatttaacaaaacaaaccccaaacagacGAGCCTTTGGAAACCCAGGCACCCACGAGTTTTCCTATTGAGGGCAGGTGAGGCTGACAATTAGATACTTATGTGGCACAGGAAACAGATAAAAAAGGAATGATAGCCATCACAAATGAGTCAGGCAAGCGATGTAAACAAAGGGCGGTTTGATGGGGATTGGGTATTAAATTAATAGATCGCCATGACAGAGAGCTGTCTCATTTCCGGGGAAAGGGATCTGAGATCTCTATAAAACTGCTTCTGTCCCGAGGAACTTCATTCCCTCCTCTTGCTTTCCACTCAAGCTCAGGTAAGTCTGGCAGCACGGATGGATTCTCCTTCTTTGGGGACACCTTTCCCGGCAAGGGACGTGGAACACGGGTTTAATGTGAACCGCGCTGCTGGAGTGCAGGGATGCTCACAGGGCGGTGGGATGCATGGAGGGGGGCAAGGACCGGTCTCAGGGCTGGGCCAGGGCCATGTTACTACACCCAGCTGATGAAATCCTCCATCGGTGGATGCTCCAGACCTGGGGGGGCGTCTCCTGGGATCTTGCACAGGAGTGCTGGGGGTGGGATTGCAAAGGGGCCAGGCACAATGGCCCCAGGATGGAGGTGCAGGGGCAATCAGGGTGGTGGGACATGCAGCAGCCCCTGacagctcccctctccccacaggtCACCCCGAAACACCACGATGTGCTCCCGCCAGGACAAGGACCAGTGCCACAGGCAGGAGCGCTACACCCGCCAGAGCAGCGGTGGCTGCCACAGCAGCAGTGGTGGCGGCTGTCACAGCtccggcggcggtggcggctgTCACAGCTCTGGTGGTGGCGGTGGGGGCTGTCACAGCTCTGGTGGCAGCGGTGGTGGCTGTCACAGCTCCGGTGGTGGTGGCTGCCACAGCTCCGGCGGTGGCGGCTGCCATGGGAAGCCACAGGTccagtgccagcagcagcagcagcagcagcagcaggtctaCCAGCTGCCCTCGCAGAAGCAGAAGTGATGGGCTGTCCCGCACGCCCTGGCTCCAGCAGCAAAGGCCACGCATGGACCACctccctccagcctccccaAAGCTCTGCaagccccggggctgcccggctgcaaaccctctcctctgccctccaGGACCATCgctgcctggggaagggacaTCACTTGTGGTTCCCTGCTGCCTCCGCCTGACGCACCAGGCTGGGCTTTGGCCCCATGAGGTGCCCATGAGACAATAAAGCATTAAGTTCCCAAGACCTCTCTTGTGTTGGCGTTTCCTTAAACTCCTTGTCTTTATTCTCCATGCACGCTATAGGGGTGCAGCTGGATTAATAAACATGCTCATGCCAGTTGTGCATAGTTGGTTTCTTTCTGAACCCTCGTGGTGCTCCAGTCAGTGTGGATCATCCTTGGGTGCTCACcagctcccctctcctccaTCAGCCGGGACCGACAGGTCCCAGGTGATGTGGAAAGCACAAAAACatctccccatcccacagcGTGTCCTACCTGGGCCCTACACCCCAGGTGTGATGCCGGGTGTGGGTATCCCTGGTGCCCCAAGACTCCCAGGGCTTTGCATTCCTGCCCCATCCCCTTGGAGCTTCCCCATCACGACAGTTTTTACTACACAGCTTTGAGCAACCTCCTACGGAAGGAGGCTACCAGCGATCACCAGGTGACTCACAAAAATCAGGCAGGCATCATGTTGTACAGTATTTATTGCTTCTTTTATGGTATGACAACCATTTatgtaaaatggagaaaaataagccccccccaaaaaaaaaatccttttggaTATTTACAATGGAGAAACATCACAGTTAAGACGGCTGATGTATTAACCCATTCAGACAGGTAACAGCTGAAGGACCAGATCCCGCACTCATTAGCTTGAGAGCAATAAACTACCGCAGAAAACATCCATCCATGTAGTAAAGTGATCATAAAGCGAATCCTTGTCAGAAATGACATGTCTTCCCCTGACTTTCCAAAAACTTGCAGATGGGGATATAAATATTACAGACCTGATAACTGtctgcaacatttttttccagtgaaactcAGGGTTTCTACCATCCCCTCCTTGCTATTAAACCAGCCTTGTATCGGTTTATATATCGGGAGCAATGTTTTAACCAAGCAGGGCTGAGGAAAGCAGTCCTGTTTCCTCATCCTCTGGCCACTCACCGTTGGTAGTGTTTCTTTGTGCAGCTTTGTGCAGGTTAATTACGCAAATATATAGATAGAAGTTTtccataaaatttaaaaaaaaaaaaattaggattgggcttccctttttttaatggaaaagaaagccaGCATGCTGTCCCAGCTGCATTTATTAGACTGAAACATCCTTGTAAGAGTTGAGGTGCAATTTttgtcgtgtcccccccccaaacccgtGGGAGTTTTGCTGTTGACTTCAAATGAGCTGGAGATGAACTCCCAACCACAGACCTTTAATTTTCTCCAAAGAATTGCCACTCTTTATTCATTATTACTGTACAGCCTGAGTCAACTAATTGCATGGCTCATTCCAGCCCTATTGACTAgtgatttttcactttctacccattaaaaacaaaaggagctCATGGAGGAAGGGGTTGATATGTCAGCCGTCGCTATGCCGTTGTGTTtatgagaagaaaacagcaagtctgcacccacccacccacccacagcCTTCAAGCTGCATTTGCAAAGCACCCCAAAGAGTCAACCATGGATCATCGAGACAAAACGAGAGACCCGGGGTTATTTTCCTCATGGAGGTAATACGTGGACTAGGGCACGGTCTTCACATCTCCTCTGCCACTGGTGCAAGGGCAGCCGTTGCCTGCactggaggagcagagagagCCCGAAAGGTGATCGTACCATGCCCACATGTTTCTGGCGCCTCTGTCCTTCGCCCACGGGGCAATTCAGGGATCCTACAGGAGACGGAAGAAAACCCATGGGGGAGTTTGCCTACAACCACCTCAAAGCCCTGCTGAGGCTGGCAtccctccccgccagcccccgtTTCCCCACCGCCCAACCCTGCAATACCTCTGCTTTGCACTAAGCTTGCGCCCGATAAGCTTGTGCAATTTTATTGGAGTTATTAGCACTGATTAAATACTCTCTGGGTCCCCATGGAGCTGGagctcagctcctggctccatCCCATCCTCCCCGATGGGTAAAGCAGACCCAGGGAGCCATGCACCACCTCGGGGTGACACCGGTCCCAAGGAAGCATCTGTCCCCGCCTAATGAGGCAAGTCAAATGCTATCTGGGAGGTTCTCCTGCTCGCTGGTCTCCCTGAGTTCTTCCTCACCTCCTCATCTCTGTGCCCCAGGAGCAGCGGCAGCCGCCCTTCAGTAGACACAGTGTTTGGCAGAGCCCCTCTCCTTCTTGTTCATGGGCTCGGTGTCCGAATCCGGCAGGCTGGTGATGTATCGGTACTTGCTGGTGGGTGACCTCTGAGAGGACAAGAGTCCATCAGACCTTCCCAAAGGGACAATGTGGTGAAGAGAAGGCTGGGTCCCCTTATTGCAAGGGCAATGCAACGGGAAAGATAGtcgcagcaggcagcagaggctgcaCAGAGTCCAACACTAAGGTTTCATAGCGTGGTATTATGCCTGGATTTGCTCAGGGGGGAAATGGAGGCACAGGGGGACCAGGCACCCCTTCCTCACCCTTGatctccccatccctggaggaaAATGGGGACAGCAGGACTGGGAGGGGTGCACAGGAGCTTTGCTGCCTTGCAATACAAACCCAAGGAAATTGCCCATGATGCTCAGccccagaaaaatcaaagattGGAGACATCCAATTCCAACCCTGAATGTGGAGTGGGTGTTGCAGGACCCCTCATCACCCCTGACCACCCCTAAATATCACCCTGGCACCTTTCCCATCCATCTTTGCACCCTCGATCCTGTACAGTTACCTTGACAGGAGCAAACTCCTGCTGGATCAGCTTCTTGAACTCACTTCTACTGAACGGCTCagatttcttccccttcctggcATTGCCCTGGTAACTGTCCATCATATCAGTGATGGCTTTAATGAGCTTCGACATGTCTGCAGTCCTGGAGAAGAGCAAATCTTGAGGACACAGTAAGGTGgcaggggcagctctgcccgCAGGATAACCACCCATATTCCCTTCCAATAACTCAAAACATTCAGTTCAGTTTCAGCCTTTCTAAATTTCTTTGCCAGAGGTAAAAAGAAACCTCCCTTTGCTGGATGCTAAAGGTGGGCTGCCCACCACCCCGGCTGCTCTCAGGACTTTCACCTTAATTCACTTCTTTTCTCCACTTTCCCACTCCCTGCTCAAATTAAAAGGACGAAGCTCCCTGTAGCTATCTCAGGCACTTGTCAGGTTGAATGAATCAGCTCTTACAGCTAAGAAGGAAAGTGCCGTGTCTACACACCCGCCACgctcggggctgggaggagggagtCCGGGCAGCTAATTCTGTGCTTGTGTCTTTAGTCCCTGCTGCCCCGAGCCCTGCTGGGATGGACCTGTTGATAAAAATGACCCTGAAAACATAAAAGCTCATTTcaagtacaaaaagaaaaagcggAGACTCACCCTGCTCACCTGCATCAACCAGCCGACGGGCGCAGATCGGACTggtgggagcagctctgtgcaaGCTCCTTGCAGGCTGCTGGGGAGTGGGTGGAGGGTGAGGATTTCTTCTGGTCAGTCCTGTTCTCTGGCTGCCTCTCCGCATTGCTGCACTTCCCAGGGAGCCTCCCTCATTATCCTTCTCCGGGGAGGATGTTTACCAGCACACCTGGGAAAGATGTATGTAGGTCAGcgtgcagctctgctctccacgGGTGTTGCTCAGGGACCCGAGCGGGGAGCACGTGGTGTTGCACTGGAGACATCTCCTTGGATCAGAAAAAGCAGCTAACCAAAAGTTCTCTTCATAAATGAAAGTTTGCATTTAGCTCCCCCCaaaaggttgttttgttttggttttttttcctttgcaaacaaGGTGATTTCTGAGCTCGTGGGGCTTAGAAAATGTgatagaccaaaaaaaaaaaaaaaccttcctgcAGAAAAGGTGGGTTTAATCTTATTTTTGAGGCTGTCGCACATGTCTCAGGTGGGCTGCCACCGGGCCCAGGCTGCATTCACATTTGCCCAGCTTGGATAatgtcagcagagctgtggtttCTTCTGcgagaaaagagaaagagcacCGAGCTGCTTTTCAAACAAGGCAGCCTGCTCCCAAGAGTGACGCCAGTGTGGGGACACCCAGCGACGCCAGTCCCAGGTGGCCGTGGCCAACGGGGTTATGAGCTCCCTCCAGTGGGAAAGTCACCTACCACACATCTTGATGGGACGGGGACAGCCACCACCCATCCCAGCAGCACGGCCTCGATGCATTTCAGCCTGGATGGAGCAAAACGAGCCATGCACGGAGCCAGGCTGCATTTCAACCCCAATGGAGCAAAACGAGCCGTGCACAGGGCCAGGCTCCATTTCAACCCCAATGGAGCACATCAAGCTGTGCACAGGGCCAGGCTCCATTTCAGCCCTGATGGAGCACATCAAGCTGTGCATGGGGCCAGGCTGCCCCTGGGCTCCTGGGGAAAGAACAAGGCacaggggctgcggggatgctgcagcaaggcagccagggcaggacGCCTGGCTCTCGGCCGATTCTCTGTGTGGTCCCAGAGAAGTCAATGACCCCAGGTTTGCTCACCTGGAAAGGGGGTGTAACAAACCCTCCCTGCTATGAAGGGTGTGCCAGCTTTCATTAAGGGCTCAGGCATCATCCCAAGATTGCCAGATACGGTACGAAGCCAGATGAGATCATGCTCTGCATCAATCTTCCCAGGCGGCATTTGCAGGGCCGGGTTCGTAGCAGCGTGTTTGGGAGAGGAGGGGTTGCTGGAGCCAACCTGTGCCGCCCACGTACCGCTGCTGACACCGCCAGCGCGGCACAAGACATCTCTGCAATTAAGTGGGTTGTAAATGAGATGCAGACCGTGGTCTAGTGCTAAATTTTACCCTGGCACAGTGAGGTGAGAGGCAGCAAGTCACTGCAGGCCCTCTGCAGCAAGGGTTTCCCGGCACACGGATGCTTTCGGTGGAAGCCGGACTAGCCCAGGGGCTGCTCTGGCAGATTATGGTCCACTGGAGCTTTTGGCAGAGCCTGAGCCCTGCGGGGAATCACTTCAGGGCTATATCTGGGATGGCCAGGCAACTGAGCACAGACAGCAGCACAATTTACCCCGCAACCTTTTGGGGTACAGCCTTGCCAGGTTGCTTAGCGCAAACCCCACAGAGAGACCAACATCCCCACAATGTCTCTCCATGAGCTGGAGCACCTGCTGATCCCAGCCGTGCCTTTGATGGAGACACAGGCAAGGGAGTGTTTTCTCATGGGCTGGAGTCATGCCGATGGCCAAGTGCTCAGGGTTTATGGTTTATGTTGGCGGGTCCCTATCCCTGTATGAACGATCTTGGAAGAGCATCACTCTGCCATAGGCACAGTGCATGCCCAGGCGTGGGAAGGACCCCAGGACcggggatgctggggggtgGCCAGGCACGGCAGTGCAGGTGCCATCACACTGGGCAGGAAGGGCTAGCGGAGGAAGATGGGAGGGCAACGCATGGCAATGGCACCTACAACCGCCGTACTCCTCCCTCCACTGCTGCCACCCCGATTAGCACACGTCCGCCCAGGGAATGAAGGGAATTAGGAGCAAAATTGCTCTGAATCACTCTGAGCCAGTTCCTTCCGCTGGCTACTCCCTCCGAGCCCGCTGCCACCACGGTGCCATCCTGCGGCAGCACGTCCCCATCCACAGCCGCGTCAGGCTGGCTTCGCTGGGCTCTGGGCGCAGGTTGGTCCACAGCGGCAGGTCGTCTCCTGGCCACGGCGTGCCAGGACCGACCAGTTTTACCCCGCTGTGGCTCATCCCTATCAGCGTGTCTAGACTGATAACAAATGCGACGCGCGTGGTGCATCAAAGTCCCCGGTTGCCGCAGCGCTGGGCATTGCACAACCCTTCCTGTGTCAGCCACCAAGCTGCTGACCCCACGTGGAGGGGTCTGTGGGGGGTCAAGGGGGTCTGCAGCAGGTGGAGGAGGCCGACCATGGGTGGAGGGGGTGCGTGGTGGCCAGGGGGACCAGGcaggatggggatgctgggtTGGGTCCCAGCTGGGAggcacagctcagccccagctggaTCATATCCCCTTGTTGCAGGTCGTTCATAAAACCCAGCCCTGGAGGCTTCAGCCCCTTTTCTCCAGCTTGGGAGCTTTGGGAGAGGGTCAGCAGTGTGAGGAGCTGGCAGGACCACCCCAAGGCTGTTTTGATGGGACAGTTAGGGGAGACAAAGTCCTTTGGCAGGGCCTAGGCTGGGACCCTTGGGAGGGTGTGAATGCGAGCTGATGGCATTGCACCTCACCAGGGCAAAGCTCAGGGAGAGGAATGTGGGGTACAACccacagggaaaggaggaggattTAGCATTTATCTGCATGCACCATTTACCTGCTGCCTTGAGCTGTACCCTGGAGGATCCTGCTCCCCGTAGGACACAGGTAAGAAGAGCTGATGTGGTAGTGTTGGGAAAGAAAGGAGCTTTTACCAGCAGAACCGTGTGGTGGCTTGAGCAGGGGGAGCTATGAGAGAGGAGTTTGGGGTGTTTAAAAATCGGTGTGTGCCCTGATGCTGCCAGCTTAGCCcaaaaattaagctttttttttttttttttctggcacacaaatgaaaataatcctATTTATTGCAAACAGCACTGGTGGTGTAGAAATAGGGGATGTGATGGGTAGGGGGTCACAGGGCTCTGGCTGTGATCGATGGGCCAGGGTGCaaccctggggagcagggcaggactGTGGGGTTCCCCGGGCTCCTCGGGGGCCAGTGGCCACCCCAGTAGCCTCGGTGGCACGTGCCACCAGGTGGCAGCAGGAGCCTGGTCCTCAGCTTGCAAAGGTCGAATCCTGCCTTATAACCTGGGGCTGAAGGCAGGTGGGGCTGGAGGCTGCGCACCGCCTGCTTCGGGCTGCTGGAGATCTGCTCCTGgggcagcaaggctggaggaaCCCGGGTGCCAATCCCCATCCccaagcaggcagcagagcacctTGCCCATCAGCCTGACCGAGCACCCCTCTGCAGCACGGGATACAGCACGGTTGGGGTGTATCCAACACCTCCTTCCTTGCATTGCTTTGGGGTGCCCTCTGTTTGGGACCTGCGAGCTCAGTTAGGGTGAAAGGTTGCGAATGGATTTGGGGATTGCTCTGCCATTAAGGGAGGACCCGGCGATCACCTCTGCTTGCTCATAGCCCTGCGACGGTGTCCTGGTCCTGTTATGGTCAGGGTATGCGGTGGCTCGTTCTTTGCCACCTCTGGTGCGATGGTCCAACAGCCCCAGCTGGTGACACAACAGGAGTCCCGCACCCCGGGTTTCAGGCGAGTGTGAAGTCCCGCTGTGTTGGCAAATATCCTGTTGCATCAGCACCACGAGCTTCGAGGCTGGTTCCCGTCAGGATCCTGGGGGAGGTTCCCAGGGAGGTTTGtgggtgcccccagcacccagatTTGTGTGCTTGGCCCCTGCATAGGGAGAcccctctgctgcagagaggagaagggCTGACCACCCAAAGGCAAGGCGCTGAGCTCCTGAAAACCTGATCTGCTGCACATGGGACCCGAACCACCCTTATCCCAAAAGCTGGGCATCCCCTTATGggccagctctggggacagcTTGGTTCTTGAGGGTGATCcgctgccctggcagagtggtggCAATGAACCAGCTCCACTCTCACCCTGGTTGAGGAGCTCTTACCCACTCCAGAGACCCCAAAGTGCTGCAGGATTGGGTGCATGACCCGTGTTGGGTGCAGGATCTGGCTCCAGAAGGGACCTGCCACCCTGTGCAGACTCAGGCAGAGCTGAGTGGACTCCAGTCCCTGCGGCAGATTTTTACCTTGTAAGAAGGTGTTTGACACTTCAGATGTCAAAACGGACTCCAAAGGAAGCTGAAGCAACCTGGCCAGCAGTGGTGAAGCAAACTTGCGGTGGTCTTGTGTTAACCAGGAGGCTTGCTTCAGTGCTGCTGGTTTGGGGAAGCTCATGGCAGGTTCCTTCACAGAGCAGGGCGATTTCAGGGCTTTGACTCACCCTTAGGAAATCACAACTGTTCccccacccacacacacacacacacacccccaaaaaaaagagatttgcaAATCAGTAGCCAGGCTCTAAGCACGCACAGCGGGaggctgctcagcagcatcTTAGGCTCACGCGCTCTGGGAAGCTGCTGTTAATAACAGGCACCTCCTCGGTGCAAACTCAGGATGCTCTGAGTGAGGAGTTGGGGTTCTCAGCTCTTGTCCACATGAAACCCAGCCGTCAGACCTCGCCGCTGGCTGTAGCACTAAAACTAAACGCAACACACCTCGCagctcccttccagccccatgccagggctctgcagtgCCCTGAAAAGGGTGCTCATCCAtccccatccttccttccaGCTCTTGCGTACCACCACAGCTCAGTCCTAGGAGACATGTAAAGTGTTTTCAGGCcaaaacaggcttttttttcctagctggaAATGCAAAGACCTGTCAAATTATACTGCCTTCCCTGACCTATGGAGCACATCTTAATGTAATGAGTATGGGGAGCACCCGCTGCAATGAACCCTGCTCTCCCCACGCATCCACCTCGCCCCTGAGAACCTGCAGCCTGTCTCCAAGGTGGATTTGCCTGGTTTAAAGCCATGCTGGGAAAGGGCGAGGTGCAGGATCGTTGCCTTGAGGAAAACGCACGCAGACACACAGAAGAGCTTGGACAGCCTCAGGGCAAAACTTTATTTGGCAGCAAAACTATCAAACTcgaaggaaggaaaaggagggaggtgggcagagaggggtggaggggagaaaGCCAAGGGCTGCAAAAACCGCGTGGGTGGCTTCGGATGGGGACCACAGCCCGCCTCAGTGATGGTGCTGATGTttgtgctgttgctgctgctgctgttgctggtcCTCGACGTCGTGGAGGTGCTCGTGGGTGGCAATGGTCACACGGGTGATCAGCAACATCACCTCGCAGAAGCTGATCTGCGCATCCTTGTTGATATCGAGGTCCTTCATGATTTCATCAATGGTGAGCTTGTTTTTCACGTGCTGCAAAGGAAGGGACAGGGTGAGAGCAAAGTCCCATTATTCACAGCTCAAGCTTCTCGCTGGGACCCTCACAGGTCCCCAGTAGCCTGGTGCTATGAGTGGTTCCATCCTTACGCCATCATCACCCGCTGCTTTGGGTACAGCAATGATTCACCCATGGCAGTAAAGCAATCGGAGAGCAGCAGGCTAGCATCACTGCCAGGGCACCACGCAATGAGGAGATGATGAAGGCAGCAGTGTTATTTCAGCCACAAACCTCTCCTTTAGCATGTTGTATTATAAACACTTTACCTTCTGCTTTACCAAAGtgagttacaaaaaaaaaaaaagggaattttggCAGATATTTCTGAACTCCCAGGCAATATGATCCTGATTGTTGCAGATAAGGTGATGAGGGTAGATATCTGGCCGCAGGTTCACCCAGACCTGTGTGGGtttccttcctctgtctttATGGAGCATGTTTGGAAAGTGGCAATCGGACAGGGACAGTCcgggcaggagagcagagcgTGAAGGGAATGAATCCAGATCCTGGAGGTGTTCAGGTGATGgggtccagccctgctccctccccatgAGTGCCACAAGAAA
Protein-coding sequences here:
- the LOC129197753 gene encoding loricrin-like, with the translated sequence MCSRQDKDQCHRQERYTRQSSGGCHSSSGGGCHSSGGGGGCHSSGGGGGGCHSSGGSGGGCHSSGGGGCHSSGGGGCHGKPQVQCQQQQQQQQQVYQLPSQKQK
- the LOC129197748 gene encoding protein MRP-126-like, encoding MSKTSQVQEPLSELEKAMDVIIDVFHQYSRREGDRDTLTKRELKLLIEKQLVNYLRHVKNKLTIDEIMKDLDINKDAQISFCEVMLLITRVTIATHEHLHDVEDQQQQQQQQHKHQHHH